A window of Ictidomys tridecemlineatus isolate mIctTri1 chromosome 15, mIctTri1.hap1, whole genome shotgun sequence contains these coding sequences:
- the Cacng7 gene encoding voltage-dependent calcium channel gamma-7 subunit: protein MSHCSSRALTLLSSVFGACGLLLVGIAVSTDYWLYMEEGTVLPQNQTTEVKMALHAGLWRVCFFAGREKGRCVASEYFLEPEINLVTENTENILKTVRTATPFPMVSLFLVFTAFVISNIGHIRPQRTILAFVSGIFFILSGLSLVVGLVLYISSINDEVMNRPSSSEQYFHYRYGWSFAFAASSFLLKEGAGVMSVYLFTKRYAEEEMYRPHPAFYRPRLSDCSDYSGQFLQPEAWRRGRSPSDISSDVSIQMTQNYPPAIKYPDHLHISTSPC from the exons ATGAGTCACTGCAGCAGCCGCGCCCTGACCCTGTTGAGCAGCGTGTTCGGTGCATGCGGCCTGCTCCTCGTGGGCATCGCCGTCAGCACGGACTACTGGCTGTACATGGAGGAGGGCACCGTGTTGCCGCAGAACCAGACCACTGAGGTCAAGATGGCGCTGCACGCTGGCCTCTGGCGAGTCTGCTTCTTTGCAG GTCGAGAGAAGGGTCGCTGCGTGGCCTCGGAATACTTCCTTGAACCAGAGATCAACTTGGTGACGGAAAACACGGAGAATATTTTGA AGACAGTGCGCACGGCCACTCCCTTCCCCATGGTCAGTCTGTTCCTCGTTTTCACGGCCTTCGTCATCAGCAACATCGGTCACATACGCCCTCAGAGGACCATCCTAGCCTTCGTTTCTGGCATCTTCTTCATCCTGTCAG GCCTCTCCTTGGTGGTGGGCTTGGTCCTTTACATCTCCAGCATCAACGACGAGGTCATGAACAGGCCCAGCAGCTCCGAGCAGTACTTCCATTACCGCTATGGGTGGTCTTTTGCCTTCGCGGCTTCCTCTTTCCTGCTCAAAGAG GGGGCCGGCGTGATGTCGGTGTACCTGTTCACCAAGCGCTACGCGGAGGAGGAGATGTACCGCCCGCACCCCGCCTTCTACCGTCCGCGTCTCAGCGACTGCTCCGACTACTCGGGCCAGTTTCTGCAACCCGAGGCGTGGCGCCGGGGCCGCAGCCCTTCGGACATCTCCAGCGACGTCTCTATCCAGATGACGCAGAACTACCCTCCCGCCATCAAGTACCCCGACCACCTGCACATCTCCACCTCGCCCTGCTGA